A region from the Vicia villosa cultivar HV-30 ecotype Madison, WI linkage group LG3, Vvil1.0, whole genome shotgun sequence genome encodes:
- the LOC131658877 gene encoding uncharacterized protein LOC131658877: MVEWSFLEAVGASGGLLTMWKKDLFNLVFSFKGQGYLGLCVEKNGKLIYFVNVYASCDINRRMESWKRLIEFKMKNEKGAWCIGGDFNSISSLEEIVGKSGRNYRREMSEFNAFIEEMDLVDLPTIGGKFTWFNSNGKAMSRIDRFLLSEDFIDDWKVEGQFIGERDVSDHALIWLKDKSRNWGPKPFRFINSWFDHVDSNSFVKKEWNIIDIKGRGDFCLVEKLRILKKRLAWWNKEIYGWTDLNLEKVGERY, from the coding sequence ATGGTGGAATGGTCCTTTTTGGAGGCGGTCGGGGCGTCCGGAGGTTTGTTAACTATGTGGAAGAAGGACCTTTTCAATCTGGTCTTTAGTTTTAAAGGGCAAGGTTACCTTGGCCTTTGTGTGGAGAAGAACGGAAAGTTGATTTATTTTGTCAATGTTTACGCTTCGTGTGATATTAATCGTAGAATGGAATCCTGGAAGAGATTGATAGAGTTCAAGATGAAAAATGAGAAGGGAGCTTGGTGCATAGGAGGTGACTTCAACTCTATTTCATCTTTGGAGGAAATAGTTGGTAAATCAGGAAGGAACTATAGAAGGGAGATGTCGGAGTTCAATGCCTTTATAGAAGAAATGGATTTGGTGGATCTTCCAACAATTGGAGGAAAATTCACTTGGTTCAATAGTAACGGTAAAGCCATGAGCCGGATCGATAGATTCCTCCTTTCGGAAgactttattgatgattggaaggTGGAAGGCCAATTCATTGGTGAAAGAGATGTTTCGGATCACGCTTTGATTTGGTTGAAAGATAAGAGTCGAAATTGGGGCCCAAAACCCTTTAGATTCATCAACTCATGGTTTGATCATGTAGATTCTAACTCATTTGTTAAAAAGGAGTGgaacatcattgacataaaagGGAGAGGTGATTTTTGCTTGGTAGAGAAGTTGAGAATTCTAAAGAAGAGACTTGCTTGGTGGAACAAGGAGATTTATGGGTGGACTGACCTTAACTTAGAGAAGGTCGGGGAACGCTACTAA